A segment of the Sphingomicrobium flavum genome:
CTGCGGGACCAGCCGCTGCTCGATCACTGCGCGCTCTGGCGTCATATTGGCAGGGCTCACCATCAGGGCAATGACGGGAAGGATGGGATGCATTGACTTCTCCTAGCGGCCCTCGGCGCGGAACAGCACCTTGCCGCGCTGCGACACATAAAGCTTCTCGAAGGTCTTGGGATCGAAATAGGCCTCCACGCGGCGGCCTTCGGGATCGGTGCCATAGACTTCATAGCAGCCCCCATCCTCCTTGGCCTTGCTGACCTGCCAACCCTGTTCGACCAACTGCTTCTTGAGATCGTCCATCGACCGCATTTCATTCTTGGCCACATCGCACTTCATCTTGCCGGTCGCTTCGGCCGGCTGGGCAAAGGCCAGGGCACCGGTCAGCACGGCAGCGGCAATCAGATATTTGTGGGTCATGTCATTTTCCTTTGTTTGAAGGCGGGAGTGAAAAGCCGAAGCGCCTGCAACAGGAACAGCGGCGCGAAATGAAGCCAGGCGATCAGCGCACCGTCATGCACCCAAAGCCAGTGGAGAAGAGTGAGCACAGCCGCGGGATAAGCGAGCCGCTGCAAGCGCTTCCAGCCCTTGCCGAGCGCCCGCATGGCTCCATCATTGCTGGTCAGCGCCAGCGGCACCAGCAGGAGGAACGCCGCCCAGCCCGACAGCATGGAGGGGATCAGCGCCTCGTCCAGCACTGCCTGCAGCGCGCCCATATCGACGAGGTATAGGATGAGGTGCGCCAGCGTGTAGAGGAAGGCCGCAACCCCGATGGCGCGGCGATGGCGCAACAGGAAAGCCAGCACCGGCCCGTTACCGAACAGATGCTTCAGCGGCGTCAGGCATAGCGCGATGACGATCAGCCGCGCCGCCCATTCGCCCGTCTCAGCGACATAATCGGGCAGCCAGGGATCGCCCGCCAGCGCAAGGCGCACTGCCATCCACAGCCCCGGAAGGCTGAGAATCGTCCACAGGGCAAATCTGGCGCGGGCTGTAGTCATGCACCCCTCTCACCATATTTGCGAACCATTCGCAATAAGCAATTATGCGGGGTGCGTCAGGCCGCCTTGCGCCGATGCCAGAATAACCACCACAGCAGCGCCGCCCCGGTCAATCCGCCGCCCAGATTGGCCAGCAGTTCGGCGGCATAGACCCCGTCCGCACCCCAGCCTGGCCGCAGCAGGAAGGCCGCGGGCACCATGAGC
Coding sequences within it:
- a CDS encoding PepSY domain-containing protein, whose amino-acid sequence is MTHKYLIAAAVLTGALAFAQPAEATGKMKCDVAKNEMRSMDDLKKQLVEQGWQVSKAKEDGGCYEVYGTDPEGRRVEAYFDPKTFEKLYVSQRGKVLFRAEGR
- a CDS encoding sulfite oxidase heme-binding subunit YedZ, with the translated sequence MTTARARFALWTILSLPGLWMAVRLALAGDPWLPDYVAETGEWAARLIVIALCLTPLKHLFGNGPVLAFLLRHRRAIGVAAFLYTLAHLILYLVDMGALQAVLDEALIPSMLSGWAAFLLLVPLALTSNDGAMRALGKGWKRLQRLAYPAAVLTLLHWLWVHDGALIAWLHFAPLFLLQALRLFTPAFKQRKMT